The genomic window ACGTCAAACGATTTTGAAATGTTTCTCAAGAACAACGGAGTAAGGCACATCCTGTCACCACCTTACCACCCGGCATCAAACGGAGCAGCGGAGAGAGCCGTGCAAACCTTTAAGAAGGCCTGGACTAGACTCGAGGTTCAGTCTGTGCCCACCCACCAAAGGCTTCCCCGGTTACTGTTTACTCacgtaacacaccacacacagtaacgGAACATGCACCAGCTGAACTGTTTCTGAAATGCCAACCACGTACCCGCCTAACATTGTTGAAACCAGACTTGTCAAGCACTGTGGCAAAGCACCAGCTACAGCAGAAGAAAGCTCATGACAGACACTCAAAGACTGTCAGAGAATTCAAAGAGGAAGAGAGGTTGATGGTACGTGATTTCAGACACCCCAAGCGCCTGTGGAACTCAGGTGTGATCTTGCAACGCAGAGGACCTTTGACTTACCAAGTCCAAATTGGTCATTGCCAGGTCAACGTTCATATGGATCATCTGCTATGGTCCAACGCCCCAGCAGAGACATGCCGAGAGAACAAGAACAATAACGGCCCCCAGAATAGTATTCTCCTGACTGTGGACGTACGGGAGAGACAGAGCCTGACCTTCCACCCGaacctggcccaccacaggaaGCCCAGGAGGAGCGGAGATATCCTATTCGACAGCGAAGGGCACCTCAAAAGCTTGACCTGTGATTTGAGCTGGTTAAGGTGGTAACGGACAGTAAAACAAACACTTTAATATGTCCTAGATAAAAGGAAAGAAAAAGGACATTACCTGGGTTAGTTATTAGGACACAAACTACGTCTTCGGGGCAGAATAATCCCCTGGATTTGTGCTGGGCTCTGAAAAGTCTGCTTCAACCCAGTAGTTGAAAAATGTTTAAGAATGCATTGTTCAGATATTGCATTAGTAGTTCCCTAACATATTTACCTTGTTCTCTGGGAGTTAAACACTATGGAGGAGGAGTGTAGTATATGGGatctacatctgtttatattagttactatgctgttactaagcagtaatgcattacggcagtgttacgttactacacctaatagAAAATGCACATGCGCACTAGGGTGCCGGGAACTGTAGAGCACGAGGGGTTTTGACTAAACGAAAACCAACTGCACtcccgtctcctgcctggtcatttctccacaacacaaatattacacccgccaatatccagtaactttgCACTGGCATTGATgaggagtgagacaacattccacaggccacaatcaacagcctgatcaacactatgcgaaggagatgtgtcatgctgcatgaggcaaatggtgttcacaccagatattgatTGGTTTGATGATCCACTTCTCttattttttaaggtatctgtgaccaacaaatgcatgtctatattcccagtcatgtgaaatccatagattaggccctaatgaatgtatttcaattgactgatttccttatatgaacagtaactcagtaaaatctttcacattgtttcatgttgcgctttaaaaaaaagtacatCTGGCACACTCAAAATAGTATAATATGTTATGTATAACGCGAACagctagcaacccaaaggttgcgtgtttgaatcttattgcggacaactttagcatttgagctaattagtAATCTACTTACTACATTGTagctactttgtaactacttagcatgttagctaacccttcccctaaccctaactttaaccctttaccctaactcttaaagttaaccctaacccctaaccctaagccCTAGCCTAGCCAACATTAccaagctagctaatgttagcgttAGTAACTTatctacctagctaacgttagccacaagaAATTGTTGAATGTTTTGAATTGAATGTTtttcaaattcgtaacatatcatcaGAATTGccattcgtaacatatcatatgaaatgaatgatggacatccacaaatgaatacctACGTAACATATGATACTCATTGGAGTGGTTCacatttacgtacagaataatacgaaatactCTGAGACCAAGTAGCTTTTTGAAGTTCCCAGACTATATAAAATGTGGTGGTTGCAGCTCTGTTGAAATGGCTCAAACCTCAGCTTAAAATAGCCCTTAGCATATGATTAATTTCTGTTGAAAAATGATTAGCCTGGAAATAGGAAAGGTTGCCTAACAGTTTGTCTCAGGTCCACCCACTGTTATTCAAAAACTTTCAAGGACTGTTTTCACTTTGATATCTAGGCCTATTTAAACATGACAATGGGAAAAGTGACCAATTAGGGAACAGTTCACTACTTACAAAATTGATTCATGATGTTATCTTTTAATTTGTAGTCAGGGCTACTCTTGTAGTGGCTTGCTTTTATAAGGAAATACCAACACAACATGTATAGAAGATAGTGCTGAGTTTTAGTTCCACTTTTTAATTGAACTTTTGAATAAAAGTGGCTATCATTGCTGCCGATAATTGAGGCTATAGAGTTAACAATTAATACGCCTACATTTTCAatatttattttgtgtttttaaGGGATATGATAGTTTTGCTCTTGTTTCAAAAACATTTATTGCAAAATTACAAAACAACACATCCTTGAAAGCTCTAGGTAACAATACTACAGAAGCTGaattatttcatttaaaaaatagcATCCCTAAAATACATTGACCTAGGCCAGGgctccccaaccctgttcctggaaagctaCCCACCTGTCGGTTTtcacagggttggagagccctggtctgaGCCCACCTGTCGGTTTCacacagggttggagagccctggcctGAGCCCACCTGTCAGTTTtcacagggttggagagccctggtctgaGCCCACCTGTCGGTTTtcacagggttggagagccctggcctGCGCCCTCCTGTCAGTTTtcacagggttggagagccctggcctGACCCCACCTGTCGGTTTTCATAGGGTTGGGGAGCCCTGGCCCGAGCCCACCTGTCGGTATtcacagggttggagagccctggtctgaGCCCACCTGTCGGTTTTCATAGGGTTGGGGAGGCCTGGCCCGAGCCCACCTGTCGGTATtcacagggttggagagccctggtctgaGCCCACCTGTCGGTTTtcacagggttggagagccctggcctGAGCCAACTTGTCGGTTTTCACAGGTTTGGAGAGCCCTGGCCTGAGCCCTCCATTTCAAATACAAAACCTTTTTACAACTGTTCATTCTTCAGTGCCACAAAAGCTTCAAACAACTCATTAGATAAATGTATTGCACCTCTGTCAAAAAGAGCATGAAGAGCTATCAGTGCTACAACAATACATTTTAAATATGACTTTTAAAGCATTAAATATTATTATAACAAATAATCATTAATAGTTATGAACAGAATAACAATACATTCATAATAATaagacaaaatacatttaaagaaaaaattatataaaaacaTAATTTAGAATaacactgtgtgtggtgtgtagaaactatgcatctgtgtgtggtgtgtagaaactatgcatctgtgtgtggtgtgtagaaACTATGCATCTGTGTGTGCCTGGTTATCCGGCTGCCTGACTGCTCCTGTACAAATGTGTGGGGTCTCAGCAGATCTTGAGCTTGTCCAGGTTGAGACTGATCTTCTCCATGTATCTCTGCCCCTCCACCAGGCTCTGATAGACCGTCTTCAGGGCCTCTCCACCAGGCTTGGCCAGATCAGGGCAGCCCAGGGCCTGGGACAAGGAGTGCACCCACCCCCGCATGCTGGACAAGTCTTCATACACCTGACCACACCTGCTGTCTTGCAGACTCTCCTCCAGGCCCCCCAGGTGGACCCAGATGGAGGCCAGGCCCTCGATGGGGGGGTTCATGGGGTTGAACTCCATCTCCGGGGGAACGTCGAACTGAGGAaatggagggagagtagagggatttgtatatttgtttttcttttctttgcatttattaaatataaaataGTTTTATGGACATTGGTTATGTAATGCATTGTATTTCTTTCTAAGGAATCTTTAGTTCACAGGGATTATCTTAATCATTTTAATCAGTAGACTTTGCATGATACTATGCTGAGCgagtcagtcagtaaaatatgccCTCATGTTTTCTTTAACCACATTCATGTTTGACTCATACtgtacatgcacatacacatgcgCCCACACATTGCTATTAAGCGAAGGTCTGTAGTACACCCAACCATATTTCTATTGAACAAATTGATCCTACTCATGTCCGTTGACCACAGAATATTTTGACTTCGTATCCCTCATACAGAGTAGCTGAGTAAGAGGTGTGTGTGGTACCTCGGTCAGATAATTCTTTATGTGGACCAAAGTGATCATGGCCAGCAACTTGATGTTGTTCCTCATCTGGACGTCCCCGTTGAGGGGCCGACCGCGTTGAggttgacacacagacacagacaccaccAGGCCCAAGCAGAGAAGGACCACAGAGACATGCATCTTGTTTTATCTGGAGAACAATACAAATACCACGCTATTTAATATATAGTAATAAAATAAGATATAACATTTAGCAGACGGTTTTTCAAAATCAACCAAGTCATAcaatttaaaggggcaatccgtagttgctacatccatttgaaaataaaaataaattaatgatatgtacccattgaagaatataacttagaaatgcatTAGTCCAACTGTTATacctcatcagaacccaaaatataaacttgttttactccaGTGTTCGAAAATaacgtaaatgtaaacaaacagtatatagcctcaaaacgtGGTTAAAGTCTATTAAGTTTTTTCAACACAACCAAGATGCTGCATAGAAAATGTGGTTTAAAATTACATTTGTTTTCATGTAAAAATCATAAATAATCTGTAAAATCAAGAAAAAGAAAATGACTGAATATGTCTAAAATTGAATGCAAGCATAATTAGTCTGTTTCTTCAAAAACTTAACTTTGAGCTGTCATGCCACTCAAATTTACATACTCATCTTCAGaatctcatgtcctctctcctcatccacaACTGTCCCTTAGAGCTCTATCCCCGTCACCCCCAGTCAGTGCTGGAGTCAAGTCTTACCTGGTGGTTGTGAGGCTGTGGTGGATGTGTGATAACCAGAAACATCCATGCCTCCATGCATGGTTCCCTGGCTTTATAGCTGTTGGAGCCCTGTCCGGTTGACTCACAGCCTGCGTGAATCATCATCACTGTGTCACCCCCAGGTCCTGGgcagctcctctcctcctacccctcctAACCCCCACCTTCTTCCTCCAGCCGGACCCAGCCCATGGGCCCAGACACATCCAGCCCGTCATGGTGCAGGTCAGGACATTCACCTACATGTATTTATGCTCCCTGAAGAACCAACACACTGCACGGTGAAATGTTAAGCTCATGTCCAGACAGCCAGTTCATGTTTTTAAGTTGAGTTTTTTACCTATTAACAACGTCTCATTGTTTGTAAGGATTGAAAGAGACCATGTGATGAAGTAATCAATAATAGATGCCAATTATCTAGTTATAGATCACTTTACTAATCAAATAGATGATGACTCATTATTTTATGTGAAAATGCATTACAATGGTGTGAGTTTGATTGTATTGGATCGATTTCCATAATTCAAATttcaataaaaatacatttattgcCATAGGTAATTGTGTAATTTAGCAGTGAAATGGAATTGAATTGTGGATTAAACTGTGACACGTGGTGCACAATTTAGAAGATGAAAAATGAAAGGGCACTATAGTCCCAAAGACTATAATCAACCGAAGGATGCATTTACCTTTACTGAAGTCACTGGTATCTCAATGCAGTACTGTTTCTTACAGCAATGTGCAAAGTGAATCCCCAGAACTAGTGAATGTTAACCTTGCACCTTTCACATGGGCATCCTGGGAACCTGAAGCTGATTCTGCAATCCAAGAAGCTGATTCAGTGTTTATTGTGACAGTCTAGTAAAATGTAATTTTGCCAGTATTATTTTCAAGGAATTGAAAGAAACTGCCATAGTTGGCTGATTGCATTACTATTAGTAGCTAGTTAGCGAGCTATTTCTATTAAGAAAATACAAATAATGCTGACTGCAGCTTTGAAACCCATTAGCCTTAAGCTTTAAAATGATGAGTTTGTTTGCTACTGTATAGCATGTACTCTCACACCTTCTATCAGACAATGGAtgcaactgcaccacccgcaaccACAGGACACTCttgagggtggtgcggtctgcccaacccatcaccaggggcaaactacctgccctctaggacacctacaggacccgatgtcacaggaaggccaaaaagatcaccaaggacgtcaaccacccgagccacggcctgttcacccctctatcatccagaaggggaggtcagtacaggtgcatcaaagctgggacagagagactgaaaaacttccacccggttacgcaaccctgcacattagaggctgctgccctatatactgtacatagacttggaatcactggccactttaataatggaacactagtttaAATCATGTTTACATTCTGCTttcctcatctcatatgtatatactgtgttcaattctactgtattttagtcaatgccacacCGACAATGCttaatctaatatttatatatttcttaattccattcttttacttttaggttgatgtgtattgttgtgaattgtttttAGATTatactgcactgttgaagctagaaacacaagcatttcgctacacccgcataTCTGCTAAAtaggtatatgtgaccaataaaatttgatttgatgaataaTAACCTAAtgataatactactaatatatgGTCAACTGCATTTTCCAGCCATGATTTAATTTaattaatgtgaaatgtcattcCTCATTTTTTTGAGTTTTTGTGATGTAGTTACTTATCTATTACCAGGGTAAGTATGAGAAACAGCAACTTATCACAACTAGTTACCACAGTAATACCTTAGCATTGCCTCTTTATTGTGTGCTGTAATGCTGCtgccaaaaaacaaacaaacaaaaaacattcttGCATGTTTGTTTATGATAATTAAGTAAGACTGAACCATTTaaagcacgtgtcaaactcattccacggagggctgagtgtctgtgggttttcgctcctcccttgtacttggtTAATGAATTAAGGTCAATGATTAggaaggaactcccctcacctggttgtctaggtcttatttgaaaggaaaaaacagaaaccagcagacactaggccctccatggactGAGTTTAACGCCCCCGATTTAAAGAAATGTTAATTTGCTTCAGGGTGAAAAATCATTTCAGATCAAAGCTTCATCTGTTCATTAGTTAGTCTCAGCTGTTGGTTCAGCTCTCTGGGTTGTGCTGTACTTCATCTGTTCATTAGTTAGTCTCAGCTGTTGGTGCAGCTCTCTGGGTTGTGCTGTACTTCATCTGTTCATTAGTTAGTCTCAGCTGTTGGTGCAGCTCTCTGGGTTGTGCTGTACTTCATCTGTGTGTATACCTGTCAAAACACTTCAGCCCTCGGCCCAATAGGACATTTCCTCTTGGTCTACTCGTTAAGACATTGGTATCTCCCATGGGCGACCAGGGTTCAGATCCTGGCTGTGACacgttgtcacgacttccgccgaagttggtccctatccgtgttcgggcgacgttcggcggtcgacatcaccggTCTTTTAGCCATCActgctccacctttcatttttccatttgttttgtcttgttttccacacacctggtttacatctcCTCATGattactatgtgtatttagccctctgttccctccatgtctgtgtggggtattgtttattgtCTAGGTTGGCACGCTTCCGGCTGGGTTGCGCCGGGTTTCATTTGTACCCGTGATTTGTGGCAGccggtactttgtacttggttgttGTACTTTGTGCTGCCTCACTTGTTCTTTGGGCATTTGTTTTTGTGATGCGGTTGCGTTCTGGTCTTACTATTTGCCTcagtaaagtgcttctttgttcactcatctctgctctcctgcgcctgacttccatgcaccagctacacccaccgcATGACACAcgtacaggtgtgtgtttatgcataGTTTGTGTTTGGGttcatctgtctgtgtctgtgtttgcacTTGTCAATGCCTGGGTGTCTCTGTGAGTGCACGTGTACATGTCTTTggctgttttttttgtttctgtgtgtgtgtgtgtgtgtgtgtgtgtgagtgtgtgtccgtgtccatgtgtgtgtttaagtAACTGACTGATTGATGCAGCCTCTGGGTCCCTGTTCAGGATTACTGAGACTTGAGGTATTTCTATTTTCTAGGTACTTCCAGGCATTCTCAACCCCATCAGCCAATGACAACaaagcacatgacagcacacGTCAATGGGCCAGCCATACCGATGAGGGACCAGTTAAACGGAGTGCCAACCAGTTATTAAAACCTATTATTAAGACCTGTTATTAAAAGTTGAGTTCAACGACAGCTCACCAGCAAACAGACCCAAAAGCTCGATTAGTGAAAGTCTGTTTAAacgttgtgtttgtgtgtgttgtgagttTTTATGGCTATTTGACATGCTGGAGACATTCTGGCTTGTTATGACTTTGCAGACCAGCAATCTTGAGTGTCTGTGCTGCAATGTCATGTTTTAATTCACAACTCACACTCCACTTGGGTCTCTGCGTCTTCTGCTGTCTGTTTCTCACTTGAATTGGTCAGCTGGAAGCCACTGGTTTCCATTGATGTACTGTAGATTAGAAGAGGATTGTCCACAGCGGACAAAGAGGCTAAATGGTGGTTCCATGTCATTTTCTTTTCTGCTGCACATCTCAGAAGATTGTTCATGTGGATGCTAAGTGCTTCTCCGTTTGATAATCTGTGCAGCGCAGCTGCAAAAAGCTAATCTGTAATTCCCCGTTATCAAGGCTGACATGGAGTTAGACTAGGAAAGCCAGGTTTATGGCTGTATGTTCTCAGAGCATCCTCATCAGGATAATACTTCCTCTGCTTGATGGCCCACTGGGCCAATGGATGCTCCGTACCAAGTACTCTAAAGTTTCCTCTGCCTCCATATGCTCACCAGGTGTCACAGATTAAACACATGCTCTGTCCCCACAACACCCAAACTCTTCATCCCCGGAGCGCGTCTCTGGGGCACAATTGCGCAACTGCTTCCCTATGAGTAAAACTCCATGTGACCTGCACCGTACGTGTATGTGGAGGGGACAGGGGCTGCATCACTAATTGGTGCTTGATTCTCAGTGAATAAGCAGCAGCATGTGACTTCCGTTGCTTTAATTGATGTCAGCTGCCCTAAAAaactatctctgtgtgtgtgtgcgtgtgtgtgtgtgtggtttggggaAGGGGGGAACTGGCTGAGTAATAGGCCAGTGTTGGAAGCCGGTTGTGTGTTACAGTAATTCGGGCTGGCGCGCTGTCTAACTATCCACtgtttacagacacattcacgCCACAGCGGGACCCAGTTATGTGTGAGAAATGGCTGATGCAGCAGACGTGACACAGATGGGACATAATACATGTTGTCCAGTGGGAAGGCTGCACTGTGTTTGATTAAAGAAAGGgaaatatggggggggggggggggggggggggggtgtaaggatGGGAGAAAGGAGTTGGGGGAAAGAAGTGAGGGATGGATAAAGGAGTGGGAGGGAAGTTGAGAGGGATGGATAAAGGAGTTGGAGGGAAGTTGAGAGGGATGGATAAAGGAGttgaagggaaggagagatggaagataACAGAGTtgtagggagagggggatagatggaTAAAGGAgttggatggaaggagagagggatggataaaggagttggagggagagggggatggatggataaaggagttggatggaaggagagagggatggataaaggagttggagggagggagagggggatggatggataaaggagttgaatggaaggagagagggatggataaaggagttggatggaaggagagagggatggataaaggagttggagggagggagagggggatggatggataaaggagttggatggaaggagagagggatggataaaggagttggagggagagggggatggatggataaaggagttggatggaaggagagagggatggataaaggagttggagggagggagaggggggtggatgGATAAAGGAGttgaatggaaggagagagggaagaataaAGGCTTTTTGTCCATTCACAAACTTGGCCTGATAATGATGTTACATCATTTATGGTAATATGTGCTCAAGCCATTTCCAGTAAAGTCAAGCTGATATGACATACAGTACCATCCATTAAAAAGTGTAAACCCTTCTCACTTTCCCCCTCTTTTTCCCCCTCTTTTTTCGTGAGGTAGCTactgtcacggctggctgaaggactggaccaaggtgcagcatggtaagcgtacattttctctttattaaaaatgacgccaacaaaacaaagaacgAAACCAAActgtgaagctttgggctatgtgccctgaacaaagacaaagttaacttcccacaaaaaaCGGGCGGGGGAAAAGGGTacttaagtatggttctcaatcagagacaacgatagacagctgtccctgattgagaaccataccaggccaagacatagaaatacaaaacatagaaaaaaggatgTATAATGCCcaacccaactcatgccctgaccaacctaaaacagagacataaaaaaggaactaaggtcaggacgtgaaaGATACATACTTTCACCCCTCTTTTTCTGTGGGATAGCTACATACTGTaccttcacccctctttctctgtggtgtagCTACATACTGTACCTTCACCCCTCTTTTTCTGTGGGATAGCTACATACTGTACCTTCACCCCTCTTTTTCTGTGGGATAACTACATACTGTACCTTCACCCCTCTTTTTCTGTGGGATAGCTACAAACTGTaccttcacccctctttctctgtggtgtagCTACATACCTTCACCCATCTTTCTCTGTGGGGTAGCTACACaccttcacccctctttctctgtggggtagttacataccctcacccctctatctctgtggggtagttacataccttcacccctctttctatgAGGTGTACCTACATACTGACACCACTCTTTCTCTGTGGGGTAGCTACATACCTTCACCCATCTTTATCTGTGGGGTAGCTACACaccttcacccctctttctctgtggggtAGCTACATACCGTCACCCCTCTTTGTGTGTGGGGAAGTTACATAccttcccccctctatctctgtgggGTAGGTACATaccttcacccctctttctctgtggggtAGCTACATACCGTCACCGCACTTTTTTATGTGGGGTAGCTACATACCGACACCACTCTTTCTCTGTGGGGGAGCAACATAccttcacccctctttctatgtggTGTAGCTACATAccttcacccctctttctatgtggGGTAGCTACATACCgtcacccctctttctatgtggGGTAGTTACATTCCTTCCCCCCTCTTTCTAAGTGGGGGAGTTACATACCctcacccctctatctctgtggGGTAGTTTCATACCCTCACCCTTCTATCTCTGTGGGGTAGCTACATACCGTCAC from Oncorhynchus mykiss isolate Arlee chromosome 15, USDA_OmykA_1.1, whole genome shotgun sequence includes these protein-coding regions:
- the lepb gene encoding leptin b, producing MHVSVVLLCLGLVVSVSVCQPQRGRPLNGDVQMRNNIKLLAMITLVHIKNYLTEFDVPPEMEFNPMNPPIEGLASIWVHLGGLEESLQDSRCGQVYEDLSSMRGWVHSLSQALGCPDLAKPGGEALKTVYQSLVEGQRYMEKISLNLDKLKIC